The Xanthomonas sontii genome contains a region encoding:
- a CDS encoding RNA polymerase factor sigma-54 encodes MKARLQTSLGQHLVMTPQLRQAIKLLQMSSAELEVEIAEAVESNPLLEWSEDAAPAFERSEGADHGLDRDHAAGETRSDGDGDRGEATQNADGADWADAEPAWAGGSGGSFDDDDLGSAAERVAEPDTLIDHLLWQLHLSPLSARDRSIGAALIDALDDDGYLREPLAAIAETLRPDIAAEEDEILTVLHQIQRFDPAGIAARSLGECLTLQLDTLPEDTPGLALARTIANGPLERLPRSGVAGLAHELKRPAAEVDTAVALLRSLDPRPGKQIGELGSDTYVVPDCVVWRQRGVWHAALSAHAQPKVTIHRGYERLIRQCGESDAGYLRGQLQEARWLLKSLEARGETLLKVTRCLLKQQAGFLEFGEQALRPLTLREIAGELGLHESTISRAIARKYVRTPRGTIPLRAFFASGIDTDSGGEASSTAIQAMIRRLIEAENPRKPLSDAKLADLLKSAGVPVARRTVAKYREAMNISASHERVRIG; translated from the coding sequence ATGAAAGCACGGCTGCAGACATCGCTGGGACAGCACCTGGTCATGACGCCGCAGTTGCGGCAGGCGATCAAGCTGTTGCAGATGTCCAGCGCCGAACTGGAGGTGGAGATCGCCGAGGCGGTGGAGAGCAATCCGCTGCTGGAATGGTCCGAGGACGCCGCACCGGCGTTCGAACGCAGCGAAGGCGCCGACCACGGCCTTGACCGCGACCACGCGGCGGGCGAGACACGTAGCGACGGCGATGGCGACCGCGGCGAAGCCACGCAGAACGCCGACGGCGCCGACTGGGCCGACGCCGAGCCGGCCTGGGCCGGCGGCAGCGGCGGGTCGTTCGACGACGACGACCTGGGCAGCGCGGCCGAGCGCGTGGCCGAGCCGGATACCCTGATCGATCACCTGCTGTGGCAGTTGCACCTGTCGCCGCTGTCGGCGCGCGACCGCAGCATCGGCGCGGCGCTGATCGACGCCTTGGACGACGACGGCTATCTGCGCGAGCCGCTGGCCGCGATCGCCGAGACGCTGCGCCCGGACATCGCCGCCGAGGAGGACGAGATCCTCACCGTGCTGCACCAGATCCAGCGCTTCGACCCGGCCGGCATCGCCGCGCGCAGCCTGGGCGAATGCCTGACCCTGCAATTGGACACCCTGCCCGAGGACACGCCGGGCCTGGCCCTGGCCCGCACCATCGCCAACGGTCCGCTGGAGCGGCTGCCGCGCAGCGGCGTGGCCGGGCTGGCCCACGAACTCAAGCGTCCGGCGGCGGAGGTCGACACCGCGGTCGCGCTGCTGCGCTCGCTGGACCCGCGCCCGGGCAAGCAGATCGGCGAGCTGGGCAGCGACACCTACGTGGTACCGGACTGCGTGGTCTGGCGCCAGCGCGGGGTCTGGCATGCGGCGCTGTCCGCGCACGCCCAGCCCAAGGTCACCATCCACCGCGGCTACGAGCGGCTGATCCGCCAGTGCGGCGAAAGCGACGCCGGCTATCTGCGCGGGCAACTGCAGGAAGCGCGCTGGCTGCTGAAGAGCCTGGAGGCGCGCGGCGAGACCCTGCTCAAGGTGACCCGGTGCCTGCTCAAGCAGCAGGCCGGCTTCCTGGAGTTCGGCGAACAGGCGCTGCGGCCGCTGACCCTGCGCGAGATCGCCGGCGAACTGGGCCTGCACGAGAGCACCATCTCGCGCGCCATCGCCCGCAAGTACGTGCGCACCCCGCGCGGCACTATCCCGCTGCGCGCCTTCTTCGCCTCGGGCATCGACACCGACAGCGGCGGCGAGGCGTCCAGCACGGCGATCCAGGCGATGATCCGGCGGCTGATCGAGGCGGAAAATCCGCGCAAGCCGCTTTCTGACGCCAAGCTGGCCGACCTGCTGAAAAGTGCCGGCGTGCCTGTAGCGCGCCGCACCGTAGCGAAGTATCGTGAGGCCATGAACATTTCCGCCTCCCACGAACGCGTTCGAATCGGCTAG
- a CDS encoding DUF2238 domain-containing protein: protein MAAAKRAWLTLALAVFATSWLRPLWPAEQAMHSSLAVLGLVWLVWHDRRWPLRTGHFAAICLFISVHNVAAHWLYSNVPYDQWLRALTGGWSPSAAFGWQRNHTDRLIHLLFGACFAPALRDHARQRWPALSARQAFVLATMAIMCVSLVYEWLEWLIALLLSPEQAESYNGQQGDPWDAHMDMLLATLGCASAWPWRRTPRPLPSTPR, encoded by the coding sequence ATGGCGGCGGCCAAGCGCGCCTGGCTGACGCTGGCGCTGGCGGTGTTCGCCACCAGCTGGCTGCGGCCGCTGTGGCCGGCGGAACAGGCCATGCACAGCTCCCTGGCAGTGCTGGGCCTGGTCTGGCTGGTCTGGCACGACCGGCGCTGGCCGCTGCGCACCGGCCACTTCGCCGCCATCTGCCTCTTCATCAGCGTGCACAACGTCGCCGCGCACTGGCTCTACTCCAATGTGCCCTACGACCAGTGGCTGCGCGCGCTGACCGGTGGCTGGTCGCCGAGCGCGGCGTTCGGCTGGCAGCGCAATCACACCGACCGGCTGATCCACCTGCTGTTCGGGGCGTGCTTCGCGCCGGCACTGCGCGATCACGCGCGCCAGCGCTGGCCGGCGCTGTCGGCGCGGCAGGCCTTCGTTTTGGCGACGATGGCGATCATGTGCGTCAGCCTGGTCTACGAATGGCTGGAATGGCTGATCGCGCTACTGCTGTCGCCGGAGCAGGCCGAGTCCTACAACGGCCAGCAGGGCGATCCCTGGGATGCGCACATGGACATGCTGCTGGCCACGCTGGGCTGCGCCAGCGCCTGGCCGTGGCGGCGCACCCCGCGCCCGCTTCCCTCCACCCCGCGCTGA
- a CDS encoding HAD family hydrolase, whose protein sequence is MPYSPLADLPADLIDRAARIRLACFDVDGTLTDGRLYYDRDGNESKAFNVLDGQGLVQLRRHGIDVALITARPSLAAEKRGQELGLLVQIGVKDKRAGVQALCDERGIGLEQVCFMGDDLPDLAPLRVVGLAVAPANAHPWTAEHVHWTTRARGGEGAARELCDVLLAAQGHVPSLLQEHGA, encoded by the coding sequence ATGCCCTATTCCCCGCTGGCCGACCTTCCCGCCGACCTGATCGACCGCGCCGCCCGGATCCGCCTGGCGTGCTTCGACGTCGACGGCACGCTGACCGACGGCCGCCTGTATTACGACCGCGACGGCAACGAGAGCAAAGCCTTCAACGTGCTCGACGGCCAAGGCCTGGTGCAGTTGCGCCGGCACGGCATCGACGTGGCGCTGATCACCGCGCGGCCCAGCCTGGCCGCGGAGAAGCGCGGCCAGGAACTGGGCCTGCTGGTGCAGATCGGGGTCAAGGACAAGCGCGCCGGGGTGCAGGCGCTGTGCGACGAGCGCGGCATCGGCCTGGAGCAGGTCTGCTTCATGGGCGACGACCTGCCCGACCTGGCGCCGCTGCGCGTGGTCGGCCTGGCGGTGGCACCGGCCAACGCCCATCCCTGGACCGCCGAACACGTGCACTGGACCACCCGCGCCCGCGGCGGCGAAGGCGCCGCCCGCGAACTGTGCGACGTGCTGCTGGCGGCGCAAGGCCACGTCCCGTCCCTGCTGCAGGAGCATGGCGCATGA
- a CDS encoding BolA family protein, which translates to MDAETIRKLIEAGLPDAQVQVQGDDGVHFEATVVSAAFAGKLPLARHRMVYATLGELMGGAIHALALTTLTPEQAGRAAG; encoded by the coding sequence GTGGACGCCGAAACCATCCGTAAACTCATCGAGGCCGGCCTGCCGGACGCGCAGGTGCAGGTGCAGGGCGACGACGGCGTGCACTTCGAGGCCACCGTGGTCAGCGCCGCCTTCGCCGGCAAGCTGCCGCTGGCCCGCCACCGTATGGTCTACGCCACCCTGGGCGAGCTGATGGGCGGGGCGATCCACGCGCTGGCCCTGACCACCCTGACCCCCGAGCAGGCCGGGCGCGCCGCCGGCTGA
- a CDS encoding EF-hand domain-containing protein, with translation MILSGRFSRRRKVLLAIVAVLLAWVGYAWYTGIAITQGIEERDMDWNGDGQVTRDEIWQSFYAVGVSRTQTGPRECSTFYWRSSGAQIRVDCRTTFKAAPAEKK, from the coding sequence ATGATCCTCAGCGGCCGCTTCAGCCGCCGGCGCAAGGTGTTGCTGGCGATCGTGGCGGTGCTGCTGGCCTGGGTCGGCTATGCCTGGTACACCGGCATCGCCATCACCCAGGGCATCGAGGAGCGCGACATGGACTGGAACGGCGATGGCCAGGTCACCCGCGACGAGATCTGGCAGTCGTTCTACGCGGTCGGCGTCAGCCGCACCCAGACCGGCCCGCGCGAATGCAGCACGTTCTACTGGCGCAGCAGCGGCGCCCAGATCCGCGTGGATTGCCGCACCACCTTCAAGGCCGCCCCGGCGGAGAAGAAGTAA
- the purN gene encoding phosphoribosylglycinamide formyltransferase, with product MTLRLAVLASGRGSNLQAILAAIAAGTLDAEVVGVFGDRPEAPALAMVAPDRRWSARPKDFPDRVAFEQALGDAVAAARPDWVVCAGYMRILGASFVQRFGGRLLNIHPSLLPKYRGLHTHAQALAAGDAEHGASVHFVVPELDAGAVIAQVRVPVQPGDGPDDLAQRLLPREHRLLCAVLRLAVAGRLSERDGKVWLDGQCRFSPLRLDCDDVLLP from the coding sequence ATGACGCTTCGCCTCGCTGTCCTCGCCTCCGGGCGCGGCTCCAACCTGCAGGCCATCCTCGCCGCGATCGCCGCCGGCACCCTCGATGCCGAGGTGGTCGGCGTGTTCGGCGATCGTCCGGAGGCGCCGGCGCTGGCGATGGTGGCGCCGGACCGGCGCTGGTCGGCGCGGCCCAAGGACTTCCCCGATCGCGTCGCCTTCGAGCAGGCGCTGGGCGACGCGGTCGCCGCGGCACGGCCGGACTGGGTGGTCTGCGCCGGCTACATGCGCATTCTCGGCGCCAGCTTCGTGCAGCGCTTCGGCGGGCGCCTACTCAACATCCACCCCTCGCTGCTGCCCAAGTACCGCGGCCTGCACACCCATGCCCAGGCCTTGGCGGCCGGCGACGCCGAACACGGCGCCAGCGTGCATTTCGTGGTGCCGGAACTGGACGCCGGCGCGGTGATCGCGCAGGTGCGGGTGCCGGTGCAGCCCGGCGACGGTCCCGACGACCTGGCGCAGCGCCTGCTGCCGCGCGAACACCGGCTGCTGTGCGCGGTGCTGCGGCTGGCCGTGGCGGGCCGCCTGTCTGAACGGGACGGCAAGGTCTGGCTGGACGGTCAGTGCCGGTTTAGTCCGCTGCGCCTAGATTGCGACGACGTGCTGCTTCCCTGA
- the lptB gene encoding LPS export ABC transporter ATP-binding protein produces the protein MLLAEGLRKRYKQREVVRDFALTLEAGEVVGLLGPNGAGKTTCFYMIVGLVDADAGRIVLDGNDITALPMYKRAKLGVGYLPQEPSVFRKLSVADNIRLVLELREDLDAAGQERELVALLDELQISHVADQLGASLSGGERRRCEIARALAAKPRLMLLDEPFAGVDPISVGEIQRIVTHLKQRGIGVLITDHNVRETLGICDRAYILNEGSVLAQGSPEMLLANSEVRRVYLGETFKL, from the coding sequence ATGCTGCTCGCCGAAGGCCTGCGCAAGCGCTACAAGCAGCGCGAAGTGGTGCGTGATTTTGCGCTGACCCTGGAGGCCGGCGAAGTGGTCGGCCTGCTCGGCCCCAACGGTGCCGGCAAGACCACCTGCTTCTACATGATCGTCGGCCTGGTCGACGCCGATGCCGGGCGTATCGTGCTCGACGGCAACGACATCACCGCGCTGCCGATGTACAAGCGCGCCAAGCTCGGCGTCGGCTACCTGCCGCAGGAACCGTCGGTATTCCGCAAGCTCAGCGTCGCCGACAACATCCGCCTGGTGCTGGAGCTGCGCGAGGACCTGGATGCCGCCGGACAGGAACGCGAACTGGTGGCGCTGCTGGACGAACTGCAGATCAGCCACGTCGCCGACCAGCTCGGCGCCAGCCTCTCCGGCGGCGAGCGCCGTCGCTGCGAGATCGCCCGCGCGCTGGCCGCCAAGCCGCGGCTGATGCTGCTCGACGAGCCCTTCGCCGGCGTCGACCCGATCTCGGTCGGCGAAATCCAGCGCATCGTCACCCACCTCAAGCAGCGCGGCATCGGCGTGCTCATCACCGACCACAACGTGCGCGAAACCTTGGGAATCTGCGACCGGGCGTATATCCTCAACGAGGGCAGCGTGTTGGCGCAGGGCTCCCCGGAAATGCTTCTTGCAAATTCAGAGGTAAGACGAGTTTACCTCGGCGAAACATTCAAGCTGTGA
- the lptC gene encoding LPS export ABC transporter periplasmic protein LptC codes for MNWRTTLGGLLLVGALISGWSAWNQRSKPSRNPSDEASVDYIARDFEIVSLDKQGKEAMTLRAPQMERSRTDQTMSIVTPLFLLPDANGQHWEMRSKTGWVSANGDELRLRDDVAGDSPKVPSIPPTTFRTQSLDVFPQTNSARTADPVTMTRPGMMQTGVGFQVDLKSRQYKLLSQVKSRYEPNAAR; via the coding sequence ATGAACTGGCGTACCACTCTCGGCGGCCTGCTGCTGGTCGGCGCCCTGATCAGCGGCTGGTCGGCCTGGAACCAGCGCAGCAAGCCCAGCCGCAATCCGTCCGACGAAGCCAGCGTGGACTACATCGCCCGCGACTTCGAGATCGTCAGCCTGGACAAGCAGGGCAAGGAAGCGATGACCCTGCGCGCGCCGCAGATGGAACGCAGCCGCACCGACCAGACCATGTCGATCGTGACTCCGCTGTTCCTGCTGCCCGACGCCAACGGCCAGCACTGGGAAATGCGCAGCAAGACCGGCTGGGTCAGCGCCAACGGCGACGAACTGCGCCTGCGCGACGACGTCGCCGGCGACAGCCCCAAGGTGCCCAGCATCCCGCCCACCACCTTCCGCACCCAGAGCCTGGACGTCTTCCCGCAGACCAACAGCGCACGCACCGCCGACCCGGTCACCATGACCCGGCCCGGTATGATGCAGACCGGCGTCGGCTTCCAGGTCGACTTGAAATCCCGGCAGTACAAGCTCCTTTCACAGGTCAAGTCCCGTTATGAACCAAATGCTGCCCGCTAA
- the lptA gene encoding lipopolysaccharide transport periplasmic protein LptA produces the protein MNQMLPAKLALLALLLPTLALAKSTDRNQPMDIKSDAQDGNMMADDGKVRFFGNVVIIQGTLEIHADTADLFRKNGDIDRVVLTGKQATLKQELDDGSPMDAVADNIDYKVPTDTVILTGNYRMTSPKGTNAGQRMVYNTKTGDMQGGGDGTRVHTVIQPKNAGAAPAGTPANGAKPAAKPAATPAKPAKPAKQGGQ, from the coding sequence ATGAACCAAATGCTGCCCGCTAAGCTCGCCCTGCTCGCCCTGCTGCTGCCGACCCTGGCGCTGGCCAAGTCGACCGACCGCAACCAGCCGATGGATATCAAGTCCGACGCGCAGGACGGCAACATGATGGCCGACGACGGCAAGGTCCGTTTCTTCGGCAATGTCGTCATCATCCAGGGCACGCTGGAGATCCATGCCGATACCGCCGACCTGTTCCGCAAGAACGGCGACATCGATCGCGTCGTGCTGACCGGCAAGCAGGCCACCCTGAAGCAGGAACTGGACGATGGCTCGCCGATGGACGCGGTCGCCGACAACATCGACTACAAGGTGCCCACCGACACGGTGATCCTCACCGGAAACTACCGCATGACCTCGCCCAAGGGCACCAACGCCGGCCAGCGCATGGTCTACAACACCAAGACCGGCGACATGCAGGGCGGCGGCGACGGCACCCGCGTGCACACGGTGATCCAACCGAAGAACGCTGGCGCTGCTCCGGCCGGCACGCCTGCGAACGGCGCGAAGCCTGCCGCCAAACCGGCCGCGACGCCAGCCAAGCCGGCCAAGCCTGCGAAACAAGGAGGCCAGTGA
- a CDS encoding DUF3108 domain-containing protein — MKLAPRPFAFLVASGLGLLAPIVAAQVAPAPAAQPAPQTAPAPTAPATGAPAPAPAAAPALPAEAWTPPPLQPFVATYDALYKGKPAGDARMDVVHTGGDQWRVDLGVHGRSGFASILGLNIEQSTVFTVQDGRYVPQSQSTVKKAVFFGKKVTGVYDWKQGVARWDGDLKKDRQAPIPLQPGDQSALLLNLSLMRDAQPGKTMTYRFVDVGRVREHVYRAADQTETVQVGDISYDALRVSRTNGGRNETILWIANGVPTPVRILQREDGEDRIDLRLTEYQGA; from the coding sequence ATGAAGCTCGCTCCGCGTCCGTTCGCCTTCCTCGTCGCGTCCGGCCTCGGCCTGCTGGCGCCCATCGTCGCTGCGCAGGTCGCGCCGGCGCCCGCCGCGCAGCCGGCGCCGCAGACCGCCCCCGCCCCGACCGCGCCCGCCACCGGCGCACCTGCACCTGCACCTGCCGCGGCGCCGGCGCTGCCGGCGGAGGCCTGGACGCCGCCGCCGCTGCAGCCCTTCGTCGCCACCTACGATGCCCTGTACAAGGGCAAGCCGGCCGGCGACGCGCGCATGGACGTGGTGCATACCGGCGGCGACCAGTGGCGGGTCGACCTGGGCGTGCATGGCCGCAGCGGCTTCGCCAGCATCCTCGGCCTGAACATCGAGCAGAGCACGGTGTTCACCGTGCAGGACGGCCGCTACGTCCCGCAAAGCCAGAGCACGGTCAAGAAGGCGGTGTTCTTCGGCAAGAAGGTCACCGGCGTGTACGACTGGAAACAGGGCGTGGCGCGCTGGGACGGCGACCTGAAGAAGGACCGGCAGGCGCCGATCCCGCTGCAGCCCGGCGACCAGAGCGCGCTGCTGCTCAACCTCTCGCTGATGCGCGACGCGCAGCCCGGCAAGACCATGACCTACCGCTTCGTCGACGTCGGCCGGGTACGCGAACATGTGTACCGCGCCGCCGACCAGACCGAGACCGTGCAGGTCGGCGACATCAGCTACGACGCATTGCGGGTGTCGCGCACCAATGGCGGCCGCAATGAGACCATCCTGTGGATCGCCAACGGCGTGCCGACGCCGGTGCGCATCCTGCAGCGCGAGGACGGCGAAGACCGCATCGACCTGCGCCTGACCGAATACCAAGGAGCCTGA
- the murA gene encoding UDP-N-acetylglucosamine 1-carboxyvinyltransferase, protein MAKIVVTGGNALHGEVNISGAKNAVLPILCATLLADAPVEITNVPQLHDVITTVKLLGELGAEVTIDEGTLSRGSAITVDPRKVHQHVAPYELVRTMRASILVLGPLLAKFGAAEVSLPGGCAIGSRPVDQHIKGLQALGAEISVENGYIKASSNGRLKGGRYVFDMVSVTGTENVLMAAALAEGTTVLENAAMEPEVSDLADCLIALGAKIEGAGTSRIVVHGVERLSGGRHAVLPDRIETGTFLVAAAMTGGSVTVRRARADTLDAVLDKLTEAGASIETGEDWIRLDMHGKRPRAVSLTTAPYPAFPTDMQAQFMALNCVADGVGVINETIFENRFMHVNELLRLGADIQIEGHTAIVRGAERLSGAPVMATDLRASASLILAGLVADGDTTIDRIYHLDRGYENIEEKLGALGASIRRVA, encoded by the coding sequence ATGGCCAAAATCGTAGTGACCGGCGGCAACGCGCTGCACGGTGAAGTGAACATTTCCGGCGCCAAGAACGCCGTGCTGCCGATCCTCTGCGCAACCCTGCTGGCCGATGCGCCGGTGGAGATCACCAACGTGCCGCAGCTGCACGACGTGATCACCACGGTGAAGCTGCTCGGCGAGCTGGGCGCGGAAGTCACCATCGACGAAGGCACGCTGTCGCGCGGCAGCGCGATCACCGTCGACCCGCGCAAGGTCCACCAGCACGTCGCCCCGTACGAGCTGGTGCGCACCATGCGCGCCTCGATCCTGGTGCTGGGCCCGCTGCTGGCCAAGTTCGGTGCGGCCGAAGTGTCGCTGCCGGGCGGTTGCGCGATCGGCTCGCGGCCGGTCGACCAGCACATCAAGGGCCTGCAGGCGCTGGGCGCGGAGATCAGCGTCGAGAACGGCTACATCAAGGCCAGCAGCAACGGCCGGCTCAAGGGCGGCCGCTACGTGTTCGACATGGTCAGTGTCACCGGCACCGAGAACGTGCTGATGGCCGCGGCCCTGGCCGAGGGCACCACCGTGCTGGAGAACGCGGCAATGGAGCCGGAGGTCAGCGACCTGGCCGACTGCCTGATCGCGCTCGGCGCGAAGATCGAAGGCGCCGGCACCTCGCGCATCGTCGTGCACGGCGTGGAGCGCCTGTCCGGCGGCCGCCACGCGGTGCTGCCGGACCGCATCGAGACCGGCACCTTCCTGGTCGCCGCGGCGATGACCGGCGGCAGCGTGACCGTGCGCCGCGCGCGCGCCGACACCCTCGACGCGGTGCTGGACAAGCTCACCGAGGCCGGCGCCAGTATCGAGACCGGCGAGGACTGGATCCGCCTGGACATGCACGGCAAGCGCCCGCGCGCGGTCAGCCTGACCACCGCGCCGTATCCGGCGTTCCCCACCGACATGCAGGCGCAGTTCATGGCCCTCAACTGCGTGGCCGACGGCGTCGGCGTGATCAACGAAACGATCTTCGAGAACCGTTTCATGCACGTCAACGAACTGCTGCGCCTGGGCGCGGACATCCAGATCGAAGGCCACACCGCGATCGTGCGCGGCGCCGAGCGGCTCAGCGGCGCGCCGGTGATGGCCACCGACCTGCGCGCCTCGGCCTCGCTGATCCTGGCCGGCCTGGTCGCCGACGGCGACACCACCATCGACCGCATCTACCACCTGGACCGGGGGTACGAGAACATCGAGGAGAAGCTGGGGGCGCTGGGCGCGTCCATCCGGCGCGTCGCATGA
- a CDS encoding DUF3108 domain-containing protein, producing the protein MTRIARPLTALAAALLATASLPALALEPFTADYQASYMGMQANGVMTLAKQGADRWRYSLAIKNQVADLSQSTVFEEKGGQLRPLSSDDRSVFLIKKKAVTANYDWSTGQATWGGDLKADRRGPVKLQPGDMDALLINLAIARDVNAGKTPSYRMVDEGRAKPMTYRVAGKEAVTVNGKTEQATKVSRTDGSKEIIAWIVPDMPVPVRILQRENGQDALDLTIKALR; encoded by the coding sequence ATGACCCGCATCGCCCGCCCGCTGACCGCCCTCGCCGCCGCCCTGCTGGCCACGGCGAGCCTGCCCGCCCTGGCCCTGGAGCCGTTCACCGCGGACTACCAGGCCAGCTACATGGGCATGCAGGCCAACGGCGTGATGACCCTGGCCAAGCAAGGCGCCGACCGCTGGCGCTACAGCCTGGCGATCAAGAACCAGGTCGCCGACCTCAGCCAGAGCACCGTGTTCGAGGAAAAGGGCGGGCAGCTGCGTCCGCTCAGCAGCGACGACCGCTCGGTGTTCCTGATCAAGAAGAAGGCGGTGACCGCCAACTACGACTGGAGCACCGGCCAGGCGACCTGGGGCGGCGACCTCAAGGCCGACCGCCGCGGCCCGGTGAAGCTGCAGCCGGGCGACATGGACGCGCTGCTGATCAACCTGGCGATCGCGCGCGACGTCAACGCCGGCAAGACCCCGAGCTACCGCATGGTCGACGAGGGCCGCGCCAAGCCGATGACCTACCGCGTCGCCGGCAAGGAAGCGGTCACCGTCAACGGCAAGACCGAGCAGGCGACCAAGGTCAGCCGCACCGACGGCTCCAAGGAAATCATCGCCTGGATCGTGCCGGACATGCCGGTGCCGGTGCGCATCCTGCAGCGCGAGAACGGCCAGGACGCGCTGGACCTGACGATCAAGGCGTTGCGCTGA
- a CDS encoding KpsF/GutQ family sugar-phosphate isomerase, whose protein sequence is MDVSPLSPTTPDDAGLVASGRRVVEIEQAALAAVGARIGAEFAAACRLILGSRGRVVATGMGKSGHVARKIAATLASTGTPAFFVHPGEAGHGDLGMITDADVVLALSYSGESDEILMLLPVLKRQGNAVIAMTGRAQSTLAREADLHLDVSVPAEACPLDLAPTSSTTASLALGDALAVALLDARGFTADDFARSHPAGSLGRRLLLHITDVMHRGNELPKVREDASLSEALVEMSRKRLGMTAVVDADDRLLGLFTDGDLRRALDSALDVRQTRIAEVMTRQPRTIGADQLAAEAARLMETHHINGLIVVDTAGRAVGALNIHDLLRARVV, encoded by the coding sequence ATGGATGTATCGCCCCTGTCTCCCACGACGCCCGACGACGCCGGCCTGGTCGCCAGCGGCCGTCGCGTGGTCGAGATCGAGCAGGCCGCGCTGGCGGCGGTCGGCGCGCGCATCGGCGCCGAGTTCGCGGCCGCCTGCCGGCTGATCCTGGGTTCGCGCGGGCGCGTGGTCGCCACCGGCATGGGCAAGTCCGGCCATGTGGCGCGCAAGATCGCCGCCACCCTCGCCTCCACCGGCACCCCGGCGTTCTTCGTGCACCCTGGCGAGGCCGGGCATGGCGACCTGGGCATGATCACCGACGCCGATGTGGTCCTGGCGCTGTCCTACTCCGGCGAGTCCGACGAGATCCTGATGCTGCTGCCGGTGCTCAAGCGCCAGGGCAACGCGGTGATCGCGATGACCGGGCGCGCGCAATCCACGCTGGCGCGCGAGGCCGACCTGCACCTGGACGTCAGCGTGCCGGCCGAGGCCTGCCCGCTGGACCTGGCGCCGACCTCCAGCACCACCGCCTCGCTGGCGCTGGGCGATGCGCTGGCGGTGGCGCTGCTGGACGCGCGCGGCTTCACCGCCGACGACTTCGCCCGCTCGCACCCGGCCGGCAGCCTCGGCCGCCGCCTGCTGCTGCACATCACCGACGTCATGCATCGCGGCAACGAACTGCCCAAGGTCCGCGAGGACGCCAGCCTCAGCGAGGCGCTGGTGGAGATGAGCCGCAAGCGCCTGGGCATGACCGCGGTGGTGGACGCCGACGACCGCCTGCTCGGGCTGTTCACCGACGGGGACCTGCGCCGCGCCCTGGACAGCGCGCTGGACGTGCGCCAGACCCGCATCGCCGAGGTGATGACCCGGCAGCCGCGCACCATCGGCGCCGACCAGCTCGCCGCCGAGGCCGCACGGTTGATGGAAACCCACCACATCAATGGCCTGATCGTGGTCGACACGGCCGGCCGCGCGGTCGGCGCGCTCAACATTCACGACCTGTTGCGCGCCAGAGTGGTTTAA